The following nucleotide sequence is from Micromonospora sp. WMMD1120.
TCAACTCGTTGAAGACCGCGAAGGCGTCCGGGTCGAACGTGAAGATCCTCGCGTCGCCGTGGACCGCTCCCGCGGCGTGGAAGACGAACAACAGCAGGGTCAACGGCGGGAAGCTGAGGACCGACTACTACGACGACTACGCCAACCACCTGAACAGCTACGTCCAGTACATGCGGGGCCAGGGAGTGACCATCGACGTCACCTCCGTGCAGAACGAACCGGACTGGCACCCGGACTACGACTCGATGGACTGGAGCGGCACCGAGCTGCGCAACTTCGTCCGGGACCAGGGCGCACGGGTGCAGAACACCAGGCTGATGGTCGCCGAGGCGGTGAACCTGAACTACAACTTCACCGACCCCACGCTGAACGACACCACCGCCCGCAACAACATCGGCTACATCGGCGGCCACCTGTACGGCACCGAGGACGCCGGCCGACTGCGGCCGTACAACCTCGCCGCGCAGTACAACAAGCCGGTGTGGATGACCGAGTGGAACCTGCACGCCGCCGACGGTGGCGGCTCCAACATCTGGGGCAACCCCGCCAACACGGCGGTCTGGAACGAGACGCTCGACGACATCATGCGTACGGTGCACAGGTCGATGGAGGCCAACTGGAGCGCCTACATCTGGTGGTACGGCAAGCGCTACTACTCGTTCATCGGCGACGGCGAGTCCGCGTACGGCACGGTGGCGGGAGCGCCGCTCAAGCGGGGGTACGCGTTCTCCCAGTACGCCAAGTACGTCCGCCCCGGCTACCAGCGCGTCGCCCTGACCAAGAGTTCCAAGGCGTCGCCGCTGGAGGTCACCGCCTACCAGGGCGGCGGCAAGGTCACCCTGGTCATCCTCAACCGCTCGAACAGCGCGGTGAACAACGCCGTGGTTCAGGCCCCGCAGAACGTGACGGCGGCCGAGCACTACCTGACCTCGCTGAACGCCAACGCGGCCAGCCAGCCGACCAGCGTCAACGGCGGTCAGGCCACCATCAACGTCCCGGCGCGCAGCATCTCCACACTCGTGTTCACCCTCTGAGCCAGCCCCGCCGGCCGGCGGGTGCGATCACCGGTCGTACCCGCCGGCCCGGCGGCCCGGACCCGCCGGCAGCGGCTCCTGTCGATGTTGCCCGGTGGTCG
It contains:
- a CDS encoding cellulose binding domain-containing protein, whose product is MRRPRKTTMALTSVGAVLLASAAVATAVPAGAAAAGCSVDYAVSSQWQGGFGANVTITNLGDAISGWTLTWSYGAGQTVTQAWNATVTQSGAAVTAKNVSYNGGIATNGTASFGFNGSWTSSNPAPTSFALNGVTCTGDTDPTTPPTDPPPTDPTTPPPSGPADITVNSATRYQTVDGFGAAQSIWGSAWSTAETQTLVGMGANQLGLSIVRTGLSPVSSEWATHVNSLKTAKASGSNVKILASPWTAPAAWKTNNSRVNGGKLRTDYYDDYANHLNSYVQYMRGQGVTIDVTSVQNEPDWHPDYDSMDWSGTELRNFVRDQGARVQNTRLMVAEAVNLNYNFTDPTLNDTTARNNIGYIGGHLYGTEDAGRLRPYNLAAQYNKPVWMTEWNLHAADGGGSNIWGNPANTAVWNETLDDIMRTVHRSMEANWSAYIWWYGKRYYSFIGDGESAYGTVAGAPLKRGYAFSQYAKYVRPGYQRVALTKSSKASPLEVTAYQGGGKVTLVILNRSNSAVNNAVVQAPQNVTAAEHYLTSLNANAASQPTSVNGGQATINVPARSISTLVFTL